The proteins below are encoded in one region of Synechococcus sp. MU1643:
- a CDS encoding ABC transporter ATP-binding protein, which produces MAEPARPPVAELRGISKIYGSGDLEVKALDQLNLTVREGDYLAVMGASGSGKSTAMNILGCLDRPTSGTYRLNGMAVEQFEDDALADVRNGSLGFVFQQFHLLGHASAIENVMLPMIYAGVPRDERIERAQSALRRVGLAQRLENKPNQLSGGQQQRVAIARAIINRPSLLLADEPTGALDSSTTAEVLELFDELHQQGITLVMVTHEDDVAARAQRIARFQDGRALTGCPQ; this is translated from the coding sequence TTGGCTGAGCCTGCGCGACCGCCTGTTGCTGAGCTCCGGGGTATCAGCAAGATCTACGGATCAGGTGATCTAGAAGTTAAAGCCCTTGATCAACTGAATCTCACCGTCCGGGAGGGGGATTACTTGGCGGTGATGGGTGCCAGCGGCTCCGGCAAGAGCACAGCAATGAACATCCTTGGCTGCCTCGACCGGCCCACCAGTGGGACCTACCGGCTCAATGGCATGGCCGTTGAACAGTTTGAGGACGATGCGCTAGCCGACGTTCGCAACGGCTCGCTCGGGTTTGTCTTTCAGCAGTTCCATCTGCTCGGCCACGCCAGCGCTATAGAGAATGTGATGCTCCCGATGATTTATGCGGGGGTGCCCAGGGACGAACGGATCGAGCGTGCCCAATCGGCCCTGCGCCGCGTTGGTCTGGCGCAGCGTCTGGAGAACAAGCCCAATCAGCTCTCGGGAGGACAGCAACAACGAGTTGCCATTGCCCGGGCCATCATCAACCGCCCCAGCCTGCTGCTGGCGGACGAACCCACAGGGGCGCTGGACTCCAGCACTACCGCCGAGGTGCTGGAACTGTTCGATGAACTCCACCAACAAGGCATCACCCTGGTGATGGTGACCCATGAGGACGATGTAGCAGCCCGAGCACAACGAATTGCTCGCTTCCAGGATGGTCGGGCTCTCACAGGATGCCCACAATAA
- a CDS encoding biotin--[acetyl-CoA-carboxylase] ligase, with protein sequence MATYRRLAGASARHWTIWHVPVCSSTEELLGTWLRDQPSLMGPRAVIATHQRRGVGQWRRAWVSPPGGVWISAALPWQSHGSGQAGLLGLALALSVVQRLEQKGLSVQIKWPNDLLVNGRKLAGLLPGVVQRGSQLRLLRIGLGLNVRNSVPGHAIALRRLEGQQAADPIRWTAEVLLAFDHCYGVGGDGAWCLDGVQARLWSDQLVHPEDGQIWRIAGLERDGGLRLRQGSRTETWRRWP encoded by the coding sequence ATGGCGACGTATCGCCGCCTCGCAGGTGCCTCGGCACGCCACTGGACCATCTGGCACGTGCCTGTGTGCAGCAGCACGGAGGAGCTGCTGGGGACCTGGTTGCGCGATCAGCCCTCGTTGATGGGGCCTCGCGCCGTCATTGCTACCCACCAGCGACGGGGAGTCGGTCAATGGAGGCGCGCCTGGGTTTCTCCGCCAGGTGGTGTCTGGATTAGTGCTGCATTGCCCTGGCAGAGCCATGGGTCCGGTCAGGCAGGCTTGCTTGGCTTGGCGCTGGCCCTCTCGGTGGTGCAACGGCTTGAGCAGAAGGGCCTTTCGGTGCAGATCAAATGGCCCAATGACCTGCTCGTGAACGGTCGCAAATTGGCGGGCCTTCTGCCTGGGGTGGTGCAGCGGGGCTCCCAGCTGCGTTTGCTGCGCATCGGCCTGGGCCTGAATGTGCGGAATTCGGTTCCTGGTCATGCCATTGCCCTGCGAAGGCTGGAAGGGCAGCAGGCTGCGGATCCGATCAGGTGGACGGCGGAGGTTTTGCTGGCCTTCGATCACTGTTACGGCGTCGGAGGCGATGGGGCCTGGTGCCTCGATGGCGTTCAGGCCCGGCTCTGGTCAGATCAGCTCGTCCATCCTGAAGATGGTCAGATCTGGAGGATTGCTGGCCTGGAACGCGATGGAGGACTTCGTTTGCGTCAGGGTTCAAGGACCGAAACCTGGCGCCGCTGGCCCTGA
- a CDS encoding aminotransferase class I/II-fold pyridoxal phosphate-dependent enzyme, translating into MPTSKRLASLGSAVFARVDAAKHAYRLEASSSVRSDLVDLSIGSSDLRPPKALLDTMASAVMESNSSSYCLQAGLRPFHAAIADWCRHRFDVAVDPDHEVQLLVGSQEGTAHLPLAVLDPGDAALHLDPCYPSHTGGLHLAGARTKALALSPENDWRPDLSIISPQLWEQLKLFVFGYPHNPSARVGDQEDLNRITVIAARHDVVIAHDNPYVDLALDGEPPSLLQTPNWRQCGIEFFSLSKGWCLGGFRLGFAVGAAPLIEALRRTKAVIDFNQSLALQQGAIQALQRFPDWPRQLHPIYRERRDRVVETLRARGWSVPCPEMAMYLWFPLPDVVKHRGWSDEDAARELLQRSGVALTPGSGFGGGGRQWLRMALVRPVSELVDAASRLADAMDD; encoded by the coding sequence ATGCCAACCTCTAAGCGACTGGCCTCGCTGGGCAGCGCTGTTTTTGCCCGTGTTGATGCTGCAAAGCACGCTTATCGGCTCGAGGCGTCTTCTTCGGTACGTTCGGATCTGGTGGATCTCTCCATCGGATCGTCTGATCTTCGGCCACCCAAGGCGTTGTTGGACACCATGGCCTCAGCGGTCATGGAGTCCAACAGCAGCTCCTATTGCCTTCAAGCCGGATTAAGGCCTTTCCATGCCGCCATCGCGGACTGGTGTCGACATCGCTTCGACGTTGCGGTGGATCCTGATCATGAAGTCCAGTTGTTGGTGGGATCCCAGGAAGGAACCGCCCATCTGCCGCTGGCGGTGCTTGATCCCGGTGACGCTGCCCTGCATCTGGATCCCTGTTATCCGTCCCATACCGGTGGGTTGCACCTGGCGGGAGCCCGGACCAAGGCCTTGGCCCTCTCCCCTGAAAACGACTGGCGGCCGGATCTGTCGATCATCAGCCCCCAGCTTTGGGAGCAACTGAAGCTTTTCGTTTTTGGGTATCCCCACAACCCTTCAGCCCGAGTGGGGGATCAGGAGGATCTCAATCGCATCACGGTGATCGCGGCTCGGCACGATGTGGTGATCGCTCACGACAATCCCTATGTGGATCTCGCCCTGGATGGAGAGCCTCCTTCGCTTTTGCAGACTCCGAACTGGAGGCAGTGCGGAATCGAATTCTTCTCCCTCTCGAAGGGCTGGTGCCTTGGGGGGTTCAGGCTCGGTTTCGCGGTTGGTGCAGCACCCCTGATTGAGGCACTGCGTCGCACCAAAGCCGTCATTGATTTCAACCAGAGCCTCGCCCTGCAGCAGGGTGCGATCCAGGCCTTGCAACGCTTCCCCGATTGGCCGCGGCAACTGCATCCGATCTATCGCGAACGACGGGATCGTGTGGTCGAAACCCTCAGGGCACGCGGTTGGTCAGTTCCCTGTCCAGAGATGGCAATGTACCTGTGGTTCCCTTTGCCTGATGTGGTCAAGCATCGGGGTTGGAGTGATGAAGATGCAGCGAGGGAACTGCTTCAGCGCAGTGGTGTCGCCTTGACCCCTGGGTCTGGGTTTGGTGGCGGCGGTCGCCAGTGGCTGCGCATGGCGCTGGTGCGGCCGGTGAGTGAGTTGGTGGACGCTGCATCGCGTCTCGCGGATGCGATGGATGATTGA
- the trxA gene encoding thioredoxin, with translation MAGAVADFTDAGFEREVLKASGTVLIDFWAAWCGPCRLIAPLMDWVASDYGDRVSVGKLEVDANPQTRDAYQVQGIPTLILFRNGEVVARHEGAIAKPQLQSFLDANL, from the coding sequence TTGGCTGGAGCTGTTGCCGATTTCACCGATGCTGGTTTTGAACGTGAAGTCCTCAAGGCTTCCGGCACGGTCCTGATCGATTTCTGGGCTGCCTGGTGCGGCCCCTGCCGACTGATCGCTCCATTAATGGATTGGGTCGCAAGCGACTACGGCGATCGCGTCAGCGTCGGCAAGCTCGAGGTGGACGCCAATCCCCAGACCCGTGACGCTTATCAGGTTCAGGGCATACCCACGCTGATCCTCTTCCGCAACGGTGAAGTGGTGGCGAGGCATGAAGGTGCCATCGCCAAACCGCAGCTGCAGTCCTTCTTGGATGCCAACCTCTAA
- a CDS encoding PspA/IM30 family protein: MGFFDRLSRLVRANANAAVSSMEDPAKILDQSVADMQADLVKLRQAVALAIASQKRLSSQAEQAAAQSKTWYERAELALKKGEESLAREALTRRKTFQETATSLTAQVQAQDGQVESLKKSLVALEGKIAEAKTKKDMLKARAQAAKAQQQLQSAVGSIGTDSAMAAFERMEEKVEALEATGQAAAELAGSDLESQFAALESGGGVDNDLEALRAQLKRGPEAVALPASDEAEAVKPVQVEEVDAELEDLKRSIDKL; encoded by the coding sequence ATGGGTTTCTTTGATCGGCTGAGCAGGCTGGTTCGTGCCAACGCCAACGCTGCTGTCAGCAGCATGGAGGACCCCGCCAAGATCCTCGACCAATCGGTCGCCGATATGCAGGCGGATCTGGTCAAGTTGCGTCAGGCCGTCGCCCTGGCGATCGCTAGTCAGAAGCGTCTGAGCAGCCAGGCTGAACAGGCTGCAGCTCAATCCAAGACCTGGTACGAGCGTGCCGAGCTGGCTCTGAAAAAGGGTGAGGAATCGCTGGCTAGGGAAGCTTTGACCCGGCGCAAGACGTTCCAGGAGACGGCGACCTCGCTGACAGCCCAGGTTCAGGCCCAAGACGGCCAGGTGGAATCGCTCAAGAAGAGTCTGGTTGCCCTTGAAGGAAAGATCGCCGAGGCCAAGACCAAAAAGGACATGCTCAAGGCTCGAGCACAGGCAGCCAAGGCCCAGCAGCAGTTGCAAAGCGCCGTCGGCAGTATCGGCACCGATTCCGCCATGGCGGCCTTCGAGCGGATGGAGGAAAAGGTGGAGGCCCTGGAGGCCACCGGTCAGGCCGCGGCTGAGCTGGCTGGATCTGATCTGGAGAGTCAGTTCGCGGCTTTGGAAAGCGGTGGCGGCGTTGACAATGATCTCGAGGCGTTGCGCGCTCAGCTGAAGAGAGGCCCGGAAGCCGTTGCGCTCCCCGCCTCCGATGAGGCCGAGGCCGTGAAGCCCGTGCAGGTGGAAGAGGTGGATGCCGAACTCGAAGACTTGAAGCGATCCATCGACAAGCTCTGA
- a CDS encoding DUF721 domain-containing protein: MAVAPESQRRRLPGLELLQSAAPAPAEPLKTCLGALQREWRKDDHLAALWQDWPRVAGAQLAPHCRPLSLQRGVLTVGASHPQWRQALLYNRPQLISALHQAGHAVRDLRIQQHHPLQSPVLESEASVWAEHPSRTDVHGMGTCPDCSRPAPNGEIKLWGHCGFCHRQTLSTS; the protein is encoded by the coding sequence ATGGCGGTTGCACCTGAATCCCAACGGCGTCGCCTACCGGGCTTGGAGCTGCTCCAATCAGCTGCACCAGCGCCGGCGGAACCCTTAAAAACCTGCCTGGGCGCTCTTCAGAGGGAGTGGCGCAAGGATGACCATCTGGCAGCGCTATGGCAGGACTGGCCGAGAGTTGCAGGAGCGCAACTGGCACCGCACTGCCGACCCTTATCGCTGCAACGCGGGGTGCTGACCGTGGGAGCCAGCCATCCCCAATGGCGCCAGGCTCTCCTCTACAACCGGCCCCAGCTCATCAGCGCCCTGCATCAAGCAGGCCATGCGGTGCGTGATCTGCGTATCCAGCAACACCACCCCCTTCAATCACCTGTGCTGGAAAGCGAAGCCAGCGTCTGGGCCGAGCATCCGAGCCGTACCGATGTCCATGGAATGGGGACGTGCCCGGACTGCAGTCGACCAGCTCCCAACGGAGAAATCAAGCTCTGGGGGCACTGCGGTTTTTGCCATCGCCAGACCTTGTCAACGTCTTAA
- a CDS encoding glycosyltransferase family 39 protein codes for MSASTSEAKSPLSVNVSGRQRRQVLALVLALGLVITFWRLGSTGVVDETPPLFAAAGRAMADTGDWLTPRVNGLPRYDKPPLVYWLMGFGYAFPGREVWDPLGSWAARLPSALATVGLMLGLADTVLRWPFSGDVRPRLTALVAPLAFAFSPLVLVWSRTAVSDALLCGLLGLSFLLQWRRFAAPQEVAWWPAWVILGFAVLAKGPVAVVLSGLALLMFGALRRDLVQPWRRLRPLPGLLLTALISLPWYALELLVEGQPFWDSFFGYHNLQRFTSVVNDHLQPWWFFGPVMLVAALPFTPFLLLGLARVPRSPVAPEHSLHQFAACWLLAVLLLFTTAATKLPSYWLPATPAAALLVAQATLGSSRWQRMAWGTCLALIAVLVAGFWLGSLWVPLIDDPEMPTLSLDLLASGLLNWAAVWFSAAAALGACLLLQRRAAAKALLAMQGCLLGFHLTALIPIAELADRLRQQPVRDAASLMLSQQRSGEPMVMVGAMKPSLHFYTDQVIVYEGQSDGALVNIADRLAHEQRRGWSGYPLGSPAASSTVLVLIDRGTAEHDHWIDLHPKLLGQIGIYDVWRLDRSRLEERAQTLKIAGVDADWREPRPERY; via the coding sequence ATGTCAGCATCAACCTCAGAAGCTAAGAGTCCCTTGTCGGTCAATGTTTCAGGACGACAGCGGCGCCAGGTTCTGGCGCTTGTGCTGGCCCTGGGACTCGTCATCACGTTCTGGCGGCTGGGATCTACAGGCGTGGTGGATGAAACTCCGCCGTTGTTTGCCGCAGCCGGGCGGGCCATGGCTGACACCGGCGACTGGCTGACGCCTCGGGTGAATGGCTTACCTCGTTACGACAAACCGCCCCTGGTGTACTGGCTCATGGGGTTCGGCTATGCCTTTCCCGGACGTGAGGTTTGGGATCCTCTCGGCAGTTGGGCGGCACGGCTTCCTTCCGCCCTAGCCACGGTCGGGCTGATGCTGGGCCTTGCCGATACCGTGCTGCGCTGGCCGTTCTCAGGCGATGTGCGTCCGCGTTTGACGGCCCTGGTCGCACCGCTGGCATTTGCATTTTCCCCCCTGGTGCTGGTCTGGAGCCGCACCGCGGTGAGTGATGCCCTGCTGTGTGGCCTGCTGGGTCTCAGCTTTTTGCTGCAGTGGCGGCGTTTTGCCGCCCCCCAAGAGGTGGCCTGGTGGCCGGCCTGGGTGATCCTCGGATTCGCAGTTCTGGCCAAGGGGCCGGTCGCTGTGGTGCTTTCAGGACTCGCTCTGCTGATGTTCGGAGCGTTGCGACGGGATCTCGTTCAGCCCTGGCGGAGGCTGCGCCCGCTGCCCGGGTTGCTGCTCACCGCTCTGATCAGCCTTCCCTGGTACGCCCTGGAGTTGCTGGTGGAAGGACAGCCCTTCTGGGACAGCTTTTTTGGCTACCACAACCTTCAACGCTTCACCTCCGTGGTGAACGACCACCTCCAGCCTTGGTGGTTTTTCGGGCCGGTGATGCTCGTGGCTGCCTTGCCCTTCACGCCCTTTCTGCTGTTGGGGTTGGCGCGGGTGCCCCGATCGCCGGTCGCTCCGGAGCACTCGTTACATCAATTCGCAGCTTGCTGGCTGTTGGCGGTGCTGCTGCTGTTCACCACCGCAGCCACCAAGCTCCCCAGTTATTGGTTGCCCGCCACCCCCGCAGCGGCCCTGTTGGTGGCCCAGGCCACGCTGGGCTCATCGCGCTGGCAACGGATGGCGTGGGGAACTTGCCTGGCGCTGATTGCCGTCCTGGTCGCTGGGTTTTGGCTGGGATCGCTCTGGGTTCCCTTGATCGACGATCCGGAGATGCCGACGCTGTCGCTGGATTTGCTGGCCAGCGGTCTGTTGAACTGGGCTGCGGTCTGGTTCAGCGCTGCCGCCGCGCTTGGAGCCTGTCTGTTGCTTCAGCGTCGTGCTGCCGCTAAGGCCTTGCTGGCCATGCAGGGCTGTCTGCTCGGATTTCATCTCACAGCGCTGATCCCCATCGCCGAGCTCGCCGATCGACTGCGTCAGCAACCGGTCCGCGACGCAGCTTCACTGATGTTGTCGCAACAGCGCAGTGGAGAGCCCATGGTCATGGTTGGCGCCATGAAGCCTTCTCTGCATTTCTACACAGATCAAGTAATCGTCTACGAAGGTCAATCCGATGGGGCGTTGGTCAACATTGCGGATCGCCTGGCCCATGAACAGCGACGCGGCTGGAGTGGATACCCCCTCGGGAGCCCGGCTGCATCCAGCACCGTGTTGGTTCTGATCGATCGCGGCACGGCAGAACATGACCATTGGATCGACCTCCACCCTAAGTTGCTTGGTCAGATCGGGATTTACGACGTGTGGCGTCTGGACCGCAGTCGCCTTGAAGAACGGGCACAAACTCTGAAGATCGCCGGCGTCGATGCCGACTGGCGGGAGCCGCGTCCGGAGCGGTATTGA
- a CDS encoding glycosyltransferase, translated as MTLSPLHLVIVNTPIGALGSGEGGGVELTLRSLVQGLVRRGHRLTVVAAKGSTLPADCSGVELLEVEGVNQPSWQHAAEHAPVEIPRNSLLPALWEAALDAGQSADAVINGGYDWLPLWLTQRVSARLFHLVSMGDVAAVMRDVIESVAAWDSRRLAFHTHRQAADFRLPPPANVVGNGFDLSNYTFQRQTDGPLGWAGRIAPEKGLEDAAAVAAALGEQLLVWGLREDDAYAQQVESSVPKDTIDWRGFRSTQELQQEMGHCRALINTPKWNEAYGNVVVEALACGVPVVAYDRGGPGELICSGRTGWLVPPDDVAALTEALRRVGSIERSHCRSWAEENASCDVFSQRVESWVRTGLMADVSINLRS; from the coding sequence ATGACCTTGTCGCCGCTTCACCTCGTCATCGTCAACACGCCCATCGGGGCTCTCGGCAGTGGCGAGGGTGGTGGTGTGGAGCTCACCCTCCGATCCTTGGTGCAGGGGTTGGTTCGGCGGGGCCACAGGCTCACGGTTGTGGCCGCCAAGGGCTCCACGCTGCCCGCCGACTGCAGCGGAGTTGAGCTGCTGGAGGTGGAGGGTGTGAATCAGCCCAGCTGGCAGCATGCCGCCGAGCATGCACCGGTCGAAATTCCCCGCAACAGTCTTCTGCCGGCTCTCTGGGAGGCCGCGCTCGATGCGGGGCAGTCTGCCGACGCTGTCATCAACGGTGGGTATGACTGGCTGCCGCTGTGGCTGACGCAACGGGTCAGCGCCAGGCTCTTTCATCTCGTGAGCATGGGAGATGTGGCTGCGGTGATGCGCGATGTGATCGAATCCGTCGCCGCCTGGGATTCACGTCGCCTTGCCTTTCACACCCACCGCCAGGCCGCTGATTTCCGGCTCCCCCCTCCCGCCAATGTTGTGGGCAACGGATTTGATCTCAGCAATTACACCTTTCAGCGCCAGACCGATGGCCCCCTGGGTTGGGCGGGCCGCATCGCTCCGGAAAAGGGTCTGGAGGATGCTGCTGCCGTTGCGGCTGCCTTGGGTGAACAGCTTCTGGTTTGGGGGTTGCGTGAGGACGACGCCTATGCGCAACAGGTGGAGTCGAGTGTTCCCAAAGACACGATCGACTGGCGTGGATTTCGATCGACCCAGGAGCTGCAGCAGGAGATGGGCCATTGCCGCGCTCTGATCAACACACCGAAATGGAACGAGGCCTACGGCAACGTTGTGGTTGAGGCCCTTGCCTGTGGTGTTCCGGTCGTTGCCTATGACCGCGGTGGACCCGGGGAGCTGATCTGTTCGGGTCGCACAGGCTGGTTGGTGCCGCCCGACGATGTTGCCGCCCTTACTGAGGCTTTGCGGCGCGTTGGCAGCATTGAGCGCTCTCACTGCCGCAGCTGGGCTGAGGAGAATGCTTCCTGTGATGTCTTCAGTCAGCGTGTTGAATCTTGGGTCCGAACAGGACTGATGGCGGATGTCAGCATCAACCTCAGAAGCTAA
- a CDS encoding DMT family transporter, with amino-acid sequence MPSLRLWFLMVLPFALWGTAMTAMAPLLASAGPWLVAGFRLVPAGLALLLWGQWTGRGLAIDSRDLLWFLLFTLVDATLFQGLLARGLEGTGAGLGSVLIDCQPLLVALMARALFRESINPIGWMGLAIGLAGIVCIGLPSELLGHWWLLADPPAVQQLFQPGEGWMLLASLAMAAGTVLIRFASRHSDPVTVTAWHMVLGGLPLFGLHALQGTDAGLAWTATDWARMGYASLLGSALAYGLFFWFANQRDLTSFSSLGFLTPVFALATGGWLLGERLDLLQWIGVVLVLVSVIFVSQRRRFWEPLPLTDPSS; translated from the coding sequence ATGCCGTCATTGCGACTCTGGTTTCTGATGGTGTTGCCCTTTGCGCTTTGGGGAACGGCGATGACCGCCATGGCGCCATTGCTCGCCAGCGCAGGGCCCTGGCTGGTTGCTGGCTTTCGCCTCGTGCCCGCCGGTTTGGCTCTTTTGCTCTGGGGCCAGTGGACCGGCCGTGGCTTGGCGATCGATTCTCGTGATCTGCTTTGGTTCCTCTTGTTCACCCTGGTGGATGCCACTTTGTTTCAAGGCCTTTTGGCACGGGGGTTGGAGGGCACAGGAGCGGGTCTCGGTTCCGTCCTGATTGATTGCCAACCTCTGCTGGTTGCCCTGATGGCACGTGCTCTTTTCAGGGAGTCGATCAATCCCATCGGCTGGATGGGGCTGGCCATCGGTTTGGCGGGAATCGTCTGCATTGGCCTGCCCTCTGAGCTGTTGGGACATTGGTGGTTGCTGGCTGATCCGCCGGCGGTGCAGCAGTTGTTTCAGCCCGGTGAAGGCTGGATGTTGCTGGCATCCCTCGCCATGGCTGCTGGGACGGTCTTGATCCGCTTTGCCTCACGCCACAGCGATCCAGTCACCGTCACGGCCTGGCACATGGTGCTGGGGGGGCTTCCCCTGTTCGGGCTTCATGCCCTCCAGGGCACAGATGCTGGTTTGGCCTGGACGGCAACGGACTGGGCGCGCATGGGTTACGCGAGCCTGCTCGGAAGCGCCTTGGCCTACGGATTGTTTTTCTGGTTCGCCAATCAGCGCGATCTCACCAGTTTCAGCAGCCTGGGATTTCTCACCCCTGTGTTTGCGCTGGCCACTGGTGGGTGGTTGCTGGGAGAGCGCCTTGATCTGCTCCAGTGGATCGGTGTCGTGCTGGTGCTCGTGTCGGTGATCTTCGTCAGTCAACGGCGCCGGTTTTGGGAGCCGTTGCCGCTTACGGATCCCTCGTCATGA
- the sppA gene encoding signal peptide peptidase SppA produces the protein MIWPWRRKSRRRMARIVVDGPITGATRKRVLKALREVKQREFPALLLRIDSPGGTVGDSQEIHAALMRLREQGCRVVASFGNISASGGVYIGVAAEKIVANPGTITGSIGVILRGNDLSRVFEKIGIRFDTVKSGPFKDILSPDRPLSDAERALLQELIDSSYGQFVGVVAQGRNLDLETVKRFADGRVFSGEQAQALGLVDELGDEEHAHRLAAQLADLDADDIRPVTLGKQRRKLSGLLPGSQLLHQLQQRLSIELMGSGQVLWLYRP, from the coding sequence ATGATCTGGCCCTGGCGGCGAAAATCACGACGAAGGATGGCGCGAATCGTTGTTGATGGCCCCATCACCGGCGCCACTCGGAAGCGGGTGCTTAAAGCGTTACGGGAGGTGAAGCAAAGGGAATTTCCAGCACTACTGCTGCGAATTGACAGCCCCGGCGGCACGGTTGGAGATAGCCAGGAAATTCATGCAGCCCTGATGCGACTTCGAGAACAGGGTTGTCGCGTGGTGGCCAGCTTCGGCAACATCTCAGCGTCCGGAGGCGTCTACATCGGCGTTGCTGCTGAAAAAATCGTCGCCAATCCCGGCACGATCACCGGTTCCATCGGGGTAATCCTGCGGGGCAACGATCTCTCGCGGGTGTTCGAAAAGATCGGGATTCGCTTCGACACGGTGAAGAGTGGTCCGTTCAAGGACATCCTTTCCCCTGATCGTCCGCTGAGCGATGCCGAACGGGCACTGCTTCAGGAGCTGATTGACAGCAGCTACGGCCAGTTCGTTGGGGTTGTGGCTCAGGGGCGAAACCTTGATCTGGAGACAGTGAAGCGCTTCGCAGATGGACGGGTGTTCAGCGGAGAACAGGCGCAGGCCCTGGGCTTGGTGGATGAACTCGGCGACGAAGAGCATGCCCATCGCCTTGCTGCGCAGCTGGCCGATCTCGACGCGGACGACATTCGTCCCGTCACCTTGGGCAAGCAACGTCGCAAGCTCAGTGGCTTGCTGCCGGGATCCCAGCTCTTGCATCAACTGCAGCAGCGCCTCTCGATTGAATTGATGGGGAGCGGTCAGGTGCTTTGGCTGTACCGCCCATGA
- the aroH gene encoding chorismate mutase, with protein sequence MTSSPLVLRGLRGATTCTENSTEAIQAAVSDLIDALVDRNDLTPNQLVSVTFSVTADLDACFPAAIARRRPGWDTVALLDCQQMAVQGDLPRCIRVLAHAWIPQEQQPVHPYQGAAHRLRPDRSGPTDRSVSDP encoded by the coding sequence ATGACCAGCTCACCCCTTGTTCTGAGAGGCCTGCGCGGGGCCACCACCTGCACGGAGAACAGCACAGAGGCCATCCAAGCGGCGGTCAGCGATTTGATCGATGCCCTTGTCGATCGCAATGATCTGACGCCCAACCAGCTGGTGTCGGTGACCTTCTCGGTCACCGCCGATCTCGACGCCTGTTTCCCGGCAGCCATTGCACGCCGGCGGCCCGGCTGGGACACGGTGGCCCTGCTGGACTGCCAGCAAATGGCGGTTCAAGGAGACCTCCCCCGCTGCATCCGTGTTCTGGCCCACGCCTGGATCCCGCAGGAGCAGCAACCGGTGCATCCTTATCAAGGCGCCGCGCATCGGCTCAGGCCAGACCGATCTGGTCCAACTGACAGATCAGTCTCCGACCCCTGA
- a CDS encoding DUF2808 domain-containing protein yields the protein MARFTTRRLLAGVGTAAALLIGSAFTEAPEQIAHAQGTPGLMEFRWDNDRDYRKLYYYQTSSIENDRSEWYLTLREKDRKTAILKLTVTVPDYFDSKLKPHRMHLCRTSVGSMMSRSKCLEEIPAVIEVNKDQTEIVVFPDTPLPSDGDYSLRIKLFNPQGKRMYQFNALVQAPGDVPMSGYRGSWLIDVD from the coding sequence ATGGCCCGTTTCACCACCAGACGCTTGCTTGCTGGAGTCGGCACCGCTGCAGCTCTACTGATTGGCTCAGCCTTCACCGAGGCTCCCGAGCAGATCGCCCACGCCCAAGGCACACCGGGGCTTATGGAATTCCGCTGGGACAACGATCGTGACTACCGGAAGCTGTACTACTACCAGACCTCCAGCATCGAAAACGACCGCTCGGAGTGGTATCTCACCCTGCGCGAAAAGGACCGAAAGACAGCGATCCTCAAACTCACCGTCACCGTTCCGGACTACTTCGACTCCAAGCTCAAACCCCACCGCATGCACCTGTGCCGCACCAGCGTCGGCAGCATGATGAGCCGGAGCAAGTGCCTCGAAGAAATCCCTGCAGTCATCGAGGTCAACAAAGACCAAACAGAAATCGTGGTCTTCCCCGACACTCCACTGCCTTCAGACGGGGACTATTCGCTCCGCATCAAGTTGTTCAATCCTCAGGGGAAGCGCATGTATCAGTTCAACGCCCTAGTGCAGGCCCCCGGTGATGTGCCGATGTCCGGCTACCGCGGAAGCTGGCTTATCGATGTGGACTGA
- the rpmH gene encoding 50S ribosomal protein L34 produces the protein MTKRTLGGTNRKRKRVSGFRVRMRSHTGRRVIRTRRKRGRVRLAA, from the coding sequence ATGACCAAGCGCACGCTCGGGGGAACAAACCGCAAGAGGAAGCGGGTCTCGGGTTTCCGTGTACGGATGCGCTCCCACACCGGTCGCCGCGTGATTCGCACACGACGCAAGCGCGGTCGCGTCCGCCTCGCCGCTTGA
- a CDS encoding ribonuclease P protein component, translating to MVLPASMRLRGHRCFNRLHRSSKRQHGTLMVLRVASGDSNLLRRELQGIEEKTCRCALVISNKVSKRAVKRNRLRRLLHDHLRRHFERRNDLAGQWLLLSLRPEAAEAEPTQLLEECDSLLRRAGLDP from the coding sequence ATGGTCCTTCCCGCCTCCATGCGATTGCGCGGGCATCGATGCTTCAACCGTTTGCACCGATCCTCCAAGCGCCAGCACGGAACCTTGATGGTTCTACGCGTCGCTTCAGGTGACTCCAATCTGCTCCGCCGCGAGTTGCAGGGCATCGAAGAGAAGACCTGCCGCTGCGCTCTGGTGATCAGCAACAAGGTGAGCAAACGCGCCGTCAAGCGAAACCGCCTACGGCGGCTTCTGCATGACCATCTGCGTCGGCATTTTGAACGGCGAAACGACCTGGCAGGCCAGTGGTTGTTGCTCAGTCTCCGCCCGGAAGCCGCGGAAGCCGAACCCACACAGTTGCTCGAAGAATGCGACAGTCTTCTGAGAAGAGCCGGACTGGATCCATGA